The sequence GCTACTGTCCCTTTACCCGGAGCTCCACAACGTCGTGTGACCGTACGGCCCAGCGAGGAGGATTACATTTGTTGCTTTTGCGAATATGACCTATATTACGGTTCCGAGAAAGCTCGGAAACGCGCCATCCGGAGGAGGCGGCGGGagttgaaaagaaaggaagctATTaaggcaaaggcaaaaaatGTGGCTGAAGGGAAGGGTGTTCTCAAGGATGAttctgaagaggatgatgacgatgacgaatGTGATGACGATGGTCATGGGCAGTGCACGTGAGTTGATTTGATGTTGGACGTCGCTTACAGTGAAGATGCGGTCGCGCTTTACCTCAGACCAAGCCCCTAGAGACGGATGCTGGTTGACACTCATTGAGGAAGTGAGAACAACAATAGAGCTCCATGAATGGATTGTAGAAGTAGAAGTAATTTATTGTACGCCGAATGTATACCAACATAAAGTAACCATCGTGTCATGTTATCCAACGTTTCTTCAATATGGGCTAAACCTCAATGCATATACAGTAGCCTCATTTCTTCCGTATCAAAACTTCAATAATCACTTTCTTAGATCATTCAAAGATTTGCAGACGTCTTGGGCCATGAACTAATGTAAAATGGTGTCACATTAGCATTGTCTATAGATGCATTCATTTCACAAAACTGCTGTACTTACTAGGTCTGCGGGCTACGCTTGAATCCATATTTAGCCGTGAATTCGTCGATTTCCTTGGGACCTCGGGAACCATAGGGGTACGGCTCTGGCTTAGGCGCATCTGTAATGGGTTAACACCTGTTTGTAACGCGCAATTCCGCAAAGAGAGAGACTTGCCTTTACTGTCGATCCAATGGAGAATGGGGGTAAAGATCTTCCAGGCAACGTCCAGCTCGTCATCACGAACGAAGTTCGAGTGATCACCCTTGAGTGCATCGAGAATGAGAGCTTCGTAGGCTTGAGGGATGTTGGCGTCCGTGAATCGCTTCTTGTAGGTGAGGTCAAGTTCGACGGGAACAGCACGCGTGTGGAATCCAGGAAGCTTGTTGTTCATTTTGAGGTATACCGCTTCATCAGGTTGAATGCGCATGACAAGCTCGTCCCGAGGAATATCCATGAAAATACCCTGCGTGGCATCTTTGTACTGCACACGAATTTCGACTTTGGCCTCGTTCAAAGCTTTAAGATCAGCGACAGTCTTTAGAACATCGCTCACCTTTTCCTGCTTTCATGATGAAGGGAACGCCTTCCCATCGGGGGTTATTAATCCACAAGGTCATAGCAGCAAATGTGGGACATTTAGAGTCTTTGGGTACggtatcatcttcaagataGCCTGGCTTGTCCCCAGCGCCGACGTATTGGCCGAAAAGAACGTCCTTGCGGTCGATAGCAGGGATGCAACGAAGAACCTTGACCTAATTATTGTTAACTTCGCTCATCGGAGGGTGGCTCACCTTCTCGTCCCGGATATCCTCggcagaaaaagaaacggGTCGTTCCATAGCGAGTATCGACAAAGCCTGCATGAGATCTAACTGTCAGCAGCGCTTGCAAAGGGACATACTCACGGTTCTGGCAAACATCACGAATAATTCCAAATTCGTCAAAGTATCCCCCACGACCCTCGGTGCCGAAAGGCTCTTTGAAGGTGATCTGGACGTTGCTGATATAATTTTTGTTGAAAGAAGCGTCGAGGAAGACATTACCAAAGCGGAGAACAAGTAGGTTCTTGACCATCTCTTTGCCGAGGTAGTGATCGATACGATAGGTTTCGTTTTCCGCCCACTCGGACTTAAGCTCGCTCATCATTTGGCGGCATGACTCGAGATCCTTGCCGAAAGGCTTTTCAATGATGATACGGTTGGTACCTCGAGTAGAGTAGCAGTTCTTCTTGAGACCCTTGGCAACGGTAGTGAAAACTGAAGGGGGAAGAGCCATGTAGAAAATGCGGTTACGAGTTTCCCTGTCGCCCTCAAGCTCCTCTACATGCTTGAGAAGCTCTTGATAACCAGCATCCTGGTCGTAAGGGCCAGATACGTAGGATGATAGTTCTTGGAATTGCTTGATCTTTTCCTGGTCGCCCTTGATGTATTGAACTTGGCGCTTGTGGAATTCATCCTTATCCATCTCTGCAATAAATTAGTAAGACAGTTCCCGATGTACGTCATTGTACTCACTGGTTCTCGCATATCCAACAATGTGAACATCCTTAGGCAAAAAGCCCTGAGCGAAAAGGGCGTAGAGGGCAGGGAaggtcttctttttggcaAGGTCACCACTAGCCCCCAGCACGATAACGACAGTCTCGTCTTTGAGAGCTTCACCCGATGCCTCCatggaaggaatggagCCAGATTTGTTAGAAGGCGCTGACATTCTTGGATATTGGAGTAAGCATAGGAG is a genomic window of Cryptococcus tetragattii IND107 chromosome 7, whole genome shotgun sequence containing:
- a CDS encoding glucose-6-phosphate dehydrogenase; protein product: MSAPSNKSGSIPSMEASGEALKDETVVIVLGASGDLAKKKTFPALYALFAQGFLPKDVHIVGYARTKMDKDEFHKRQVQYIKGDQEKIKQFQELSSYVSGPYDQDAGYQELLKHVEELEGDRETRNRIFYMALPPSVFTTVAKGLKKNCYSTRGTNRIIIEKPFGKDLESCRQMMSELKSEWAENETYRIDHYLGKEMVKNLLVLRFGNVFLDASFNKNYISNVQITFKEPFGTEGRGGYFDEFGIIRDVCQNRFVDTRYGTTRFFFCRGYPGREGYLEDDTVPKDSKCPTFAAMTLWINNPRWEGVPFIMKAGKVEIRVQYKDATQGIFMDIPRDELVMRIQPDEAVYLKMNNKLPGFHTRAVPVELDLTYKKRFTDANIPQAYEALILDALKGDHSNFVRDDELDVAWKIFTPILHWIDSKDAPKPEPYPYGSRGPKEIDEFTAKYGFKRSPQTYSWPKTSANL